A genomic stretch from Tamandua tetradactyla isolate mTamTet1 chromosome 15, mTamTet1.pri, whole genome shotgun sequence includes:
- the LOC143657786 gene encoding small integral membrane protein 30-like — protein MTSVSTQLLIACIKLLLVLPVVEAVEAGDAIPVLLGVALSITGICACLGVYAQKRNGQMESPRAF, from the coding sequence ATGACCTCAGTTTCAACACAACTATTGATAGCCTGCATTAAACTGCTTTTGGTGCTACCTGTTGTTGAAGCAGTAGAAGCTGGAGATGCAATTCCTGTCTTGCTAGGTGTGGCTCTCAGCATTACAGGCATTTGTGCTTGTTTGGGGGTATATGCACAAAAGAGAAATGGACAGATGGAATCTCCAAGGGCCTTCTAA